DNA sequence from the Pedobacter sp. W3I1 genome:
TTAATTTTTAATTATACCCACATCAAGCGTATGAGCTGGGTTTTATTTATATCAGCAGCCGTATTTAGCCTGGCTTTAAAAATGGCTTTAGAACGTATTCCTTTTTAATAAATCGTATCATGAATAAACTATTTACTTTAACTGGCCTGCTATTCTTCTCTGGTAGTTTGGCTATGGCTCAAAATATTCAGAATAATCCAGGGAGTAACCATGGGAATAAGTTTGAGCAGTTGGGCACCATTTTGCCAACACCTAACGAACAACGTACCGCCAGTGGGGCGCCTGGTGTTAAATATTGGCAGCAACGGGCCGATTATAATATTAAATGTGAGCTGGATGAAAAAAATCTGTTGTTAACGGGATCTGAAACAATTACCTATACCAACAATTCTCCCGATCCGTTAACTTATATCTGGTTGCAGCTTGATGAAAACGAGCACAGTACCGATAGAAATGCCAATTATCAGGATGCGACTAAGATGCCTGCCACCGGAACTACTAAAAATTTAGATCAGTTAAGTGCAACAGGAAACAACGGTTTTGGAATAAATATCACCAGATTAACCGATGCAGCAGGTAAAAACTTATCCTATACGGTTAACAAAACCATGATGAGGATAGATTTGCCAGTTGCGCTGAGAACCGGGCAAAAATTTATCTTCAATATCGATTGGAACTATAAAATTTCTGACCGGATGAGTGTTGGTGGCCGTGGAGGTTACGAGTTTTTTCCAACGGATGGAAACTACCTGTTTACCATGACGCAGTGGTACCCACGCTTATGTGTATATAGCGATTTTCAGGGATGGCAAAACCATCAATTTACTGGCAGAGGCGAATTTGCTTTAACTTTTGGCGATTTTAAAGTGCAGATGACTGTTCCGGCAGATCACCTGGTGGGTTCAACAGGAGAGTGCATCAATTATAGCGCTGTTTTAAATCCAACACAGTTAAGCAGGTACAATGCTGCAAAAACTGCGGCTGCACCTGTAGAAATTCAAACTTTAGCTGAAGCTAAAGCTGCGGAAACTAAAAAATCTACTACTAAGAAAACCTGGGTTTTTAATGCCAGTAACGTCCGCGATTTTGCATGGACATCTTCCCGTAAGTTTATATGGGATGCCATGCCACAAAAAATTCAGGCCAATAACAATACCGTAATGTGCATGAGTTTTTATGGAAAAGAAGCCTACAATCTGTACAGCAAGTTTTCTACCCGTGCGGTGGCACATACCATTAAAACCTATTCAGATTTCACCATCCCTTATCCTTACCCGGTTGCACAAAGTATTGAGGCTGCAAACGGAATGGAATACCCAATGATCTGTTTTAACTATGGCCGTACGGATACTGACGGTACATACAGCGAAAGCACAAAAAATGGCATGTTAGGTGTAATTATTCACGAGGTTGGGCATAACTTCTTCCCAATGATTGTAAATAGTGATGAGCGCCAATGGACCTGGATGGATGAAGGACTAAATTCTTTTGTTGAGTATTTAACCGAAGAACTTTGGGATAACAAATTTCCAAGTAAAAAAGGACCGGCATATACCATTGTTGATTACATGAAACTGCCAAAAGATGAGCTGGAACCAATTATGACCAACTCTGAAAATATTACCCGTTTCGGCCCGAATGCGTATTCGAAACCTGCTACAGGTTTAAATATCCTTCGCGAAACCATCATGGGAAGGGAGCTTTTCGATTATGCATTTAAAGAATATTCGAGAAGATGGGCTTTTAAACATCCAGAACCTGCTGATCTTTTCCGTACGATGGAAGATGCCAGTGGCGAAGATTTAGATTGGTTTTGGAGAGGTTGGTTTTATGGAACCGATCCATGTGATATATCTTTAGATAGCGTGAAATTTGCAAAAGCCGATTTTCCTAAGGATTTACCAGAAGCTAAATCGAAAATGGTTAAAATTGATAAACCTGCTGTTAATGCCTTTGAAGATATTTCGAAAATCAGAAACCGTGAGGATAAAAAGATTAATTTTTATGTAGATAAAACGCCTGCAGCACAAGATTTCTACTATAAATATGATAGGGGAATGGTTAATGTTGATACTACTGTTGCCACTAAAACGCAACCCGCTGCAACGCTGGAAGCTGTTCCCTCAGCAGAGCAGGGTAAATATGACAACAAATTCCTTTACGAATTGAGCTTTGGCAATAAAGGCGGCTTAGTAATGCCAGTAATTGTTGAGTTTACCTATAAAGATGGTACAAAGGAAATAGACCGTATTCCAGCTCAGATTTGGAGACATAATGAATTGAAAACAGCTAAATTTTATGTGAAAGATAAAGAAGTAGCTTCAATCTTAATTGATCCATTACGCGAAACTGCCGATATTGATACATCGAATAATGCTTGGGGCGGTAAGGTTAAAGAAAGCAAATTTAAAGTATATAAAACTAAAGCTGGCGGAGCAGTAAGAGGCCAATCGGTTGGTAAAAACCCAATGCAGGCCGCTAGTAAATAGTTGTATTTTTATCCCGAGCGATCGTCATTTCGACCGTATCGGAGAATCTTTAAGCTAATGGGATTACGATTTCCGTTTTTGCGAGAATGACCTTGTTCAATA
Encoded proteins:
- a CDS encoding M1 family metallopeptidase, which codes for MNKLFTLTGLLFFSGSLAMAQNIQNNPGSNHGNKFEQLGTILPTPNEQRTASGAPGVKYWQQRADYNIKCELDEKNLLLTGSETITYTNNSPDPLTYIWLQLDENEHSTDRNANYQDATKMPATGTTKNLDQLSATGNNGFGINITRLTDAAGKNLSYTVNKTMMRIDLPVALRTGQKFIFNIDWNYKISDRMSVGGRGGYEFFPTDGNYLFTMTQWYPRLCVYSDFQGWQNHQFTGRGEFALTFGDFKVQMTVPADHLVGSTGECINYSAVLNPTQLSRYNAAKTAAAPVEIQTLAEAKAAETKKSTTKKTWVFNASNVRDFAWTSSRKFIWDAMPQKIQANNNTVMCMSFYGKEAYNLYSKFSTRAVAHTIKTYSDFTIPYPYPVAQSIEAANGMEYPMICFNYGRTDTDGTYSESTKNGMLGVIIHEVGHNFFPMIVNSDERQWTWMDEGLNSFVEYLTEELWDNKFPSKKGPAYTIVDYMKLPKDELEPIMTNSENITRFGPNAYSKPATGLNILRETIMGRELFDYAFKEYSRRWAFKHPEPADLFRTMEDASGEDLDWFWRGWFYGTDPCDISLDSVKFAKADFPKDLPEAKSKMVKIDKPAVNAFEDISKIRNREDKKINFYVDKTPAAQDFYYKYDRGMVNVDTTVATKTQPAATLEAVPSAEQGKYDNKFLYELSFGNKGGLVMPVIVEFTYKDGTKEIDRIPAQIWRHNELKTAKFYVKDKEVASILIDPLRETADIDTSNNAWGGKVKESKFKVYKTKAGGAVRGQSVGKNPMQAASK